One Glycine max cultivar Williams 82 chromosome 6, Glycine_max_v4.0, whole genome shotgun sequence DNA segment encodes these proteins:
- the LOC100781573 gene encoding uncharacterized exonuclease domain-containing protein At3g15140 isoform X1, whose translation MALPRACLARILSHRNPMFLSLSPLTMHANYLSHSQTHSLTLSASLSTSEAPSSHEPHFRRKPMCLYHSQGKCTKMDDPIHLETFNHDCFRELLVNTAELNKIRSQDLDFFLVLDLEGRVEILEFPVLMISAKTLQVEDIFHRFVRPSKMSERRINEYVEGKYGKFGVHRVWHDTAIPFTDVIQQFGTWLMRHQLWMGEKLIRAAFVTCGNWDLKTKVPQQCEVSKIELPPYFMEWINLKDVYLNFYDRRATGMVTMMKELQIPMVGSHHLGIDDTRNIARVLQHMLLDGALVQITARRNPRSLRDVKFLFKNRIG comes from the exons ATGGCGCTTCCGAGAGCATGTTTGGCGAGGATTTTGTCACATCGTAATCCAATGTTTTTGTCACTCTCACCACTTACAATGCACGCCAACTACCTCTCTCATTCTCAAACGCACTCTCTCACACTCTCTGCTTCGCTTTCTACTTCCGAGGCCCCTTCTTCACACGAGCCTCACTTTCGCAGGAAACCCATGTGCTTGTACCACTCCCAGGGAAAGTGCACTAAG ATGGATGATCCTATCCACCTTGAGACGTTTAACCATGATTGCTTCAGGGAGCTTCTAGTGAACACCGCTGAGTTGAACAAAATACGCTCTCAGGATCTAGACTTTTTCCTTGTGCTTGATTTAGAGGGTAGGGTTGAGATTCTTGAGTTTCCAGTTCTAATGATTAGTGCGAAAACATTGCAAGTTGAAGACATTTTCCACAG GTTTGTGAGGCCCTCAAAAATGAGTGAACGAAGAATAAATGAATATGTTGAAGGAAAATATGGAAAATTTGGAGTTCACAG AGTTTGGCATGACACAGCCATACCATTTACGGATGTTATTCAACAATTTGGAACTTGGTTAATGCGACATCAATTGTGGATGGGTGAGAAACTTATTCGTGCAGCATTTGTAACATG TGGAAATTGGGATTTGAAAACAAAGGTCCCTCAGCAATGTGAAGTGTCAAAGATAGAGCTTCCTCCATATTTTATGGAGTGGATTAATCTCAAAGATGTCTATCTGAACTTTTATGATAGGAGG GCCACAGGAATGGTTACAATGATGAAGGAACTACAAATACCAATGGTGGGAAGTCATCATCTTGGCATTGATGACACTAGGAACATAGCAAGAGTACTGCAGCACATGCTACTAGATGGTGCACTCGTCCAGATTACTGCAAGGAGGAATCCTAGATCTCTTAGAGATGTCAAGTTTCTTTTCAAGAACCGTATTGGATAG
- the LOC100781573 gene encoding uncharacterized exonuclease domain-containing protein At3g15140 isoform X2, with protein sequence MTRPLSLCFCFWMDDPIHLETFNHDCFRELLVNTAELNKIRSQDLDFFLVLDLEGRVEILEFPVLMISAKTLQVEDIFHRFVRPSKMSERRINEYVEGKYGKFGVHRVWHDTAIPFTDVIQQFGTWLMRHQLWMGEKLIRAAFVTCGNWDLKTKVPQQCEVSKIELPPYFMEWINLKDVYLNFYDRRATGMVTMMKELQIPMVGSHHLGIDDTRNIARVLQHMLLDGALVQITARRNPRSLRDVKFLFKNRIG encoded by the exons ATGACCCGTCCACTCTCTCTTTGTTTCTGTTTCTGG ATGGATGATCCTATCCACCTTGAGACGTTTAACCATGATTGCTTCAGGGAGCTTCTAGTGAACACCGCTGAGTTGAACAAAATACGCTCTCAGGATCTAGACTTTTTCCTTGTGCTTGATTTAGAGGGTAGGGTTGAGATTCTTGAGTTTCCAGTTCTAATGATTAGTGCGAAAACATTGCAAGTTGAAGACATTTTCCACAG GTTTGTGAGGCCCTCAAAAATGAGTGAACGAAGAATAAATGAATATGTTGAAGGAAAATATGGAAAATTTGGAGTTCACAG AGTTTGGCATGACACAGCCATACCATTTACGGATGTTATTCAACAATTTGGAACTTGGTTAATGCGACATCAATTGTGGATGGGTGAGAAACTTATTCGTGCAGCATTTGTAACATG TGGAAATTGGGATTTGAAAACAAAGGTCCCTCAGCAATGTGAAGTGTCAAAGATAGAGCTTCCTCCATATTTTATGGAGTGGATTAATCTCAAAGATGTCTATCTGAACTTTTATGATAGGAGG GCCACAGGAATGGTTACAATGATGAAGGAACTACAAATACCAATGGTGGGAAGTCATCATCTTGGCATTGATGACACTAGGAACATAGCAAGAGTACTGCAGCACATGCTACTAGATGGTGCACTCGTCCAGATTACTGCAAGGAGGAATCCTAGATCTCTTAGAGATGTCAAGTTTCTTTTCAAGAACCGTATTGGATAG